The genomic window GTCGGCCCTGGCTTTCTCATTGCTCAGGCAGGCTTCGAACTTGCCGAGATCCAGTTTCAGCTCTTTGGCGTAATTGGTTAAGTCGTCCTTCTCGAGTTTCTGCTGAGCGAACAGCTTGTCGTGATAACCCCAGAACTGTCCTTGTTCATTCGCGCAGCGCGCGGCAATGGCCGCCGGTTTCGCTTTGTCATGAAAGGCTAAAGGGAAATCACGGAAATAGAGCTTCACCTTTCCACGATATTCTTTCATCACCTGATTGACCGAGTCGAGCGCCCGTTTGCAAAACGGGCACTGAAAATCGGAAAATTCGACGATGGTGATCGGTGCACCCGCGACGCCCTTTGCGGGGTATGCTCCCGTGGCGACCTCCATTCGCGGCCGCGTGAAGTTGTACGCGACTTTGTATCGTTTCTTGAGCTGGTCGAAATAGACTCCGCGCCGATCTTGAATTCGATCCTGTTCCAGCTTTTGTTTAATCCGATCCGAGATTTGTTCCAGCGCGGGCATCTGACGGCCCGGCTGCGCGTTCTTTTTCATGTTGTCGTAAAATGCCGCTATATCTTTGTCCGCGACCGGCTTGATCTTGTCCTGAAGTTCCGACTTGAGAACCTGATCCTTCGTCCGGCCTATCTTTTGAGCTTCCTTTTCCACCAGATAATCAAACAGGAAATCGTCCAATGCGCGTTTCTTCGCCTCGTACATTTCCGCCCGAGCCTTCGCGAGAACTCCCTTGGCCCGTGCGTCGAGATTGGTTTCAGTAATCGGTTTTCCGTCCACGATCGCCAATGTGTCTCCGGGAGTACCGGTCCCAGTGGCAAAACTCATCGGGGCCACAAAAAATAACGCGACCCCTCCCATCACTGCGTTCACTCGCATGTTCATTCGTGCTCTCCTTATAACTATGGTCGACCGATCCGGCGGACGTCTGAGCTTAGTACACTATCCGATCCGGATTAAAAAGCCATGTGATTCTCGAAGACTAGCCGTTGTGGTATCGTGCGCACCGGCGTGAAGCAAGCCAAACCCATCGTATTCCCACCGGTCGAAGAACAGTTCGGTCTCCTTCGGAGGGGTGCCCACGAAATCATTCCCGAACAGGATCTCAAACTTAAATTGAAACGGTCCGCCGACACCGGGAAGCCGTTGGTCGTCAAATGCGGATTCGACCCGACAGCCCCCGATCTGCATCTGGGACACACCGTCGTCCTTCAAAAGATGCGCCAGTTTCAAAAGCTGGGGCACCAAATTGTTTTTTTGATCGGCGATTTTACGGGTCGAATCGGAGATCCCTCCGGGCGTTCAAAGTTGCGCGAACCTCTGAATGAAAAACAGGTTCGAGAGAATGCTCGAACGTACAAGGCCCAGGTCTTTGAAATTCTAGACCGATCCAAAACGAAGATCGATTTCAACAGCCGATGGATGAACAAAATGTCGGCGGCGGAGTTGATCGAATTGGCTACGCATTACACCGTGGCCCGGATGCTCGAGCGAGACGACTTTCACAAACGTCATCGGGCCGAGGAGCCGATCTCCATTCGCGAGTTTCTCTACCCGATCGTCCAGGGTTACGACTCGATTGCCCTCAAAGCCGACGTGGAACTCGGGGGCACCGACCAGAAATTTAATCTTCTGGTCGGCCGCGAGCTTCAGCGCGCCGTTGGCCAAGAACCTCAGGTCATCCTGACGATGCCGCTCCTGGAGGGACTCGACGGCTCGCAGAAAATGTCCAAATCCTTGGGGAATTACGTAGGAATCACGGAATCGCCGAAGGAAATGTTCGGAAAGATCATGAGTGTGAGCGACACGCTGATGATTCGATATTTTGAACTATTGACCGATCACACGAATGAGGAAATTGCGCAATTCAAAATGGGCTTGGAGAAAGGTGCGATTCATCCGCGCGATCTCAAGGCCCGACTCGCTCGAACCATCGTCATGCGCTATCACTCCGAGAAAGACGCATCCGAAGCGGAAGAAGCGTTCAACAATCAATTTCGGGATCGACAAATTCCCGGCGATCGAAAGCTCATTCCACCGCCACTGCGCGCGTCCGCAATTCGCATTAGCTGGTCACAGTACTTGAGGGATACCGGCTTAACCTCGTCGGCTAACGTTGCCACGACTCTTATAGAACAAGGTGCCGTCCATCATGGCAGCCCTGGAGGCCAACTTAGGATTGTCCGAGACCCAAAGGCGCAACCAGATGTCAAAGCGGGAGATGTAATCAAGGTGGGGAAACGAACCTGGGCGGAAATCAAGGGCGAAGACTAGTCCGTGTCCCGCATTGCCAGAAGATCGGCGTACCCGCAGCGACGTCCGTATCGACCTCTGTTTTGGGTATGGCGGAAACGGGCGATGAGACCGAAATAGCCGTCCAAACCGCTTGACTTCCTGAATCTCGCAAACGTATACTTCTCGGTCGCACCGCGGCTTTGGACTGTTTTTTTCTTGACTCTTTTCAAGCACTTCCATATAAGCCCGCGCTCTTGCTCGATCTTTGAAAACTAAATAGCGGACAGTCGAAGAAGCTTCGTGGGTGATTCAAGTTAAAACCTTTCCTGAGGGGTTTCGGCCCTTCAGGTAAGTGATGTCAGATTCAAACTGGAGAGTTTGATCCTGGCTCAGAACGAACGCTGGCGGCGTGCTTAACACATGCAAGTCGAA from Bdellovibrionota bacterium includes these protein-coding regions:
- a CDS encoding thioredoxin domain-containing protein, translating into MNMRVNAVMGGVALFFVAPMSFATGTGTPGDTLAIVDGKPITETNLDARAKGVLAKARAEMYEAKKRALDDFLFDYLVEKEAQKIGRTKDQVLKSELQDKIKPVADKDIAAFYDNMKKNAQPGRQMPALEQISDRIKQKLEQDRIQDRRGVYFDQLKKRYKVAYNFTRPRMEVATGAYPAKGVAGAPITIVEFSDFQCPFCKRALDSVNQVMKEYRGKVKLYFRDFPLAFHDKAKPAAIAARCANEQGQFWGYHDKLFAQQKLEKDDLTNYAKELKLDLGKFEACLSNEKARAD
- the tyrS gene encoding tyrosine--tRNA ligase yields the protein MKQAKPIVFPPVEEQFGLLRRGAHEIIPEQDLKLKLKRSADTGKPLVVKCGFDPTAPDLHLGHTVVLQKMRQFQKLGHQIVFLIGDFTGRIGDPSGRSKLREPLNEKQVRENARTYKAQVFEILDRSKTKIDFNSRWMNKMSAAELIELATHYTVARMLERDDFHKRHRAEEPISIREFLYPIVQGYDSIALKADVELGGTDQKFNLLVGRELQRAVGQEPQVILTMPLLEGLDGSQKMSKSLGNYVGITESPKEMFGKIMSVSDTLMIRYFELLTDHTNEEIAQFKMGLEKGAIHPRDLKARLARTIVMRYHSEKDASEAEEAFNNQFRDRQIPGDRKLIPPPLRASAIRISWSQYLRDTGLTSSANVATTLIEQGAVHHGSPGGQLRIVRDPKAQPDVKAGDVIKVGKRTWAEIKGED